In Acinonyx jubatus isolate Ajub_Pintada_27869175 chromosome A3, VMU_Ajub_asm_v1.0, whole genome shotgun sequence, a genomic segment contains:
- the CHCHD5 gene encoding coiled-coil-helix-coiled-coil-helix domain-containing protein 5 — MFHRQAALEVTARYCGRELEQYGQCVAAKPESWQRDCHHLKMSIAQCTSSHPIIRQIRQACAEPFEAFEECLRQNEAAVGNCAEHVRRFLQCADQVQPPRSPSNVEAQPLPAS, encoded by the exons ATGTTCCACAGGCAGGCGGCCCTGGAGGTCACTGCTCGCTACTGTGGCCGGGAGCTGGAGCAATATGGCCAGTGTGTGGCGGCCAAGCCTGAGTCATGGCAGCGGGACTGCCACCACCTTAAGATGAGTATCGCTCAATGCACATCCTCCCA CCCAATCATCCGGCAGATCCGCCAGGCCTGTGCTGAGCCTTTTGAGGCCTTTGAGGAGTGTCTTCGACAGAATGAGGCAGCAGTGGGCAACTGTGCAGAGCACGTGCGCCGCTTCCTGCAGTGTGCTGACCAGGTGCAGCCACCACGCTCACCCTCGAATGTAGAG GCACAGCCGCTTCCTGCCTCCTGA